In Crinalium epipsammum PCC 9333, the genomic window ATGCTCTAAAAACAATCCCAAATGCTAAAGCGACGAAGATTAGTTGAATAACGTTGTTATCAACCAGTGGCTTGAGGATAGCTTCAGGTATGGTATCTTGCAGGAGTCCCCAAGGATCGAGGGTTTTGTTGACTGCTTCGGTAGTTTCGGGAGGAGCGATACGCCCCCAAGTTCCTGGTCGTAGAACGTTTGCAACCAATAAACCAATCAGAATTGCAACAATGGTATTGGTAAAAAGCAAAAATGCTAGACGGCGACCTGATCTACCAGGAATATTAGCTGTAAGAAATGAGTGCAATACTGCTAATAAAATTAATGGTGTTGCTAGGGCGCGTAAAGCTTTGAGTACTAATGTGCTAGGAATTGCAAGGTGGTTAATTAGCTCTTTATCTAAAATAGGTTGACCAGCACCTAACACAATTCCTAAGATAACTGCAAAAATTAGGGCAATGACAATCTGGAGGTAGAGGGGAATACGCTTCCACAAAGGAAGATTTTTGTTTTCAGGGTTACTCATGCTCAGTGTTTTAGCGTTTGTAGTTGTCACTTAGCATGAGCAAATAACTTCAGATCGTCAAGTGATATGTTGTGATTATTTAAATTTCAAAGACGAGAAGAATAAATCAGTAAGTAGTGGCGCATACATACAGTGGGGGATGCGTAAGTTGTTACCCAAAGATAAAACTGGTAACTATTTACTGCTAAAGCTTAGGAGTTAAGAATGGAAAAACGATCGCTCGGCACTTCCCAAATCCAAATTACCCCAATTATTATGGGTACTTGGCAAGCTGGCAAACGGATGTGGGTAGGAATTGAAGATTCTGACACGATTAAAGCTATGCGGGCAGCTTTTGATGCTGGAATTACTACGTTTGATACGGCAGAAGTTTATGGAGAAGGTCATTCTGAGCAAATTTTGGCGACAGCTTTAGCTGATGTGCGAGATCAGGTAGTTTATGCAAGTAAGGTGTTTGCTAATCATCTTAAGTATGACCAAGTGATGGAAGCGTGCGATCGCTCTCTCAAAAATCTCAAAACTGACTATATTGATCTCTACCAAATCCATTGGCCTTCTGGTAGTTTTAATAATCCAATAGTCCCTATTCAAGAAACAATGAGCGCCCTGAATGAGTTAAAGCAACAGGGGAAAATTCGGGCAATTGGGGTTTCTAACTTTTCGCGTTCCCAGCTAGAAGAAGCAGCTAAATATGGGCGCATTGATAGTTTACAACCACCTTATTCGCTCTTTTGGAGGGGGGTGGAAAAAGATGCTATGCCTTATTGCGTTGAAAACAATATTTCTATCATTGCTTATTCTTCGTTAGCACAAGGATTATTAACAGGTAAGTTTAAATCTGGTCACAAGTTTGAGAAAGGTGATAATCGCGCTGATAATAAATTATTTAAGGGCGAAAATTATGAACGAGCGCAACAAGCTTTAAGCAAGCTGCGTCCAATTGCAGAAAGCCATCAGTGTAGCCTAGCTCAGTTAGCTTTAGCTTGGTTGATTGCTCAACCACAAGCGAATGCGATCGCAGGCGCACGTAATGCTGAACAAGTAGCACAAAACGCACAAGCGGCTGTTGTTAAATTATCTAGTGATGAACTCAAGGAAATTGATGCTATTGGACGCATCGTTACCGAGCATTTAGATGATGGCGCAGTTATGTGGGAATGGAATTTTTAGTAAACTAAGCTTACCCAAGTTTTAATTAGAGCTTGGGATGCTTTTTATTAAAAGTTATTTAAAAATTCCCTATTTTTATGTAATATAATGTCCCTTAAATTAAATTACCCGTAATAAAACCGATTGAATTGTCAGGGCGGGTTAAATTAAGATATTTATCAATAACAAGTTTGATCTGTCAACCCGCCCCTACGCATATTCTTGTTAATCAATTTATTTAAAGGTAAATTTTATTTGATAATAATTATTTTTATAAGCTTCAAGCATTAAGTGGAATTTCTATAATAAATTCTGTGCCTTGATCGGGGGCAGAAATACATTTGAGGTTGCCACCGTGTTTTTCTACAACGATTTGATGGCTAATTGACAAACCTAATCCTGTACCTTTACCTATTGGTTTAGTGGTAAAAAAAGAGTTAAATATTTGTTCTTTTACTTGTTTTGGCATTCCAGCGCCATTATCAGCTATTTTAATTGCTACCCATTCCGAATTAATTATTTCTGTGCTAATTGTAATAGTACTAGGATTTAGCTGTAGTTGATTTTCTAGTCTTATTTCGTTGTACTCCTCTAAAGCGTCAATAGCATTAGATAAAAGATTCATAAATACTTGATTTAAAAGTTCGGCGTAGCATCTAACTAGAGGTAGTTCTTCATATTTTTTTATAATATTCACCCCAGGGTTTTGTCCTTTTGGTTTTGTGCGGTTGTTAAGAATTAGCAGCGTACTATCTATACCTTCCTGAATATTAGCTGGCTTCATCTGCGCTTCATCCATCCGCGAGAAGTTTCGTAGGGAATGAACAATTTGGCGGATGCGATCGGCACCCATTTGCATTGAAGATAAGGTTTTGCGAAAGTCTACTCTGAGAAAATCCAAATCCAGTGCCTCTATTTCTTCTTCAATTTCAGGCGCGGGTTGAGGATAGTGCTGTTGGTAAAGTTTTAGTAAGTTTAATAAATCTTCAGCATATTGACCAGCATGGAGGAGATTACCACAAACAAATGTAACGGGATTGTTAATTTCGTGAGCAACACCAGCAACCATTTGTCCGATACTGGACATTTTTTCACTATGAATTAGCTGAAACTCAATTTTATGTAGTTTCTCACGACTAGCTTGCAGTTCCTCAGATTGCCGTTGAAATTTTTTTTCTAATTGCAGCCATTTTTCTTCGGCTAATTTTCGTTCTTGTATTTTTGTAACAAAGCCTTCACAATAAATCAAAACACCATTTTGATCGCGTACAGCCCTTGCACTTTCA contains:
- a CDS encoding aldo/keto reductase, with product MEKRSLGTSQIQITPIIMGTWQAGKRMWVGIEDSDTIKAMRAAFDAGITTFDTAEVYGEGHSEQILATALADVRDQVVYASKVFANHLKYDQVMEACDRSLKNLKTDYIDLYQIHWPSGSFNNPIVPIQETMSALNELKQQGKIRAIGVSNFSRSQLEEAAKYGRIDSLQPPYSLFWRGVEKDAMPYCVENNISIIAYSSLAQGLLTGKFKSGHKFEKGDNRADNKLFKGENYERAQQALSKLRPIAESHQCSLAQLALAWLIAQPQANAIAGARNAEQVAQNAQAAVVKLSSDELKEIDAIGRIVTEHLDDGAVMWEWNF
- a CDS encoding sensor histidine kinase, translating into MKITNLEIGNKFLEFQRVEIALQPAEEKYRSMFENAVEGMFQRTPDGRYLLANPALAKIYGYESSAHLLMYLTNIDRQFVDSQRHQQFIELIEQNEQVCGFESQVYRQDGSVIWISESARAVRDQNGVLIYCEGFVTKIQERKLAEEKWLQLEKKFQRQSEELQASREKLHKIEFQLIHSEKMSSIGQMVAGVAHEINNPVTFVCGNLLHAGQYAEDLLNLLKLYQQHYPQPAPEIEEEIEALDLDFLRVDFRKTLSSMQMGADRIRQIVHSLRNFSRMDEAQMKPANIQEGIDSTLLILNNRTKPKGQNPGVNIIKKYEELPLVRCYAELLNQVFMNLLSNAIDALEEYNEIRLENQLQLNPSTITISTEIINSEWVAIKIADNGAGMPKQVKEQIFNSFFTTKPIGKGTGLGLSISHQIVVEKHGGNLKCISAPDQGTEFIIEIPLNA